The DNA region CCAGACCCTGCAGCACTCCCCAGGCCGTAAACCCTGCGATCGTGCTAGCGCCTGCCAAGCCCACGGTTGGAATGGCCCACTCCCACAGGGGTAATCCATGTAAACGGCGATGTAAGAGGTATAACATCATCACCATTGACACAATATTGACACCTACAGTAGCCAGAACCAGGCCCGGTGCGCCCAATGGTTTGACCAGTAGAAAATCCAGCAGGGCATTAAGAAAAATGTTGAACACACTGATGCGGAAGGGCGTATCGGCATCCTCCAGGGCATAGAAGACTCTCACCAAGACATCTCGCCCCAAGTAGAAGAACATACCCACGGCATAAGCCATGAGAACCAAAGCCGTCAGTTGGGCATCCTCCTTTGTAAAGGCGTAACGTTCATACACAACCCGCGAGATGGGTAATGCCAGGGCAATCATCAGCGCACTGATCGGCAGCATGGTGAGGGCAGTCATCAACATTCCCTGGCGGATTCGCTGCTTCAGTGCTGGCCAGTCATTGGGATCGGTTAATCGGGAAAAAACGGGCAACAGGGGCACCAGAATCATATTGGAGAGAATACCGAGCGGGGTTTGCACCAGCAGTCCGGCGTAACCCATTGCAGAAACTGCTGCCGCCGCATTGGGAATGAAGGAGGCAAAGAACAGATCAGTCCAGACGTTGATCTGCATCATGCCGGAGGAGAACGTGGCTGGCCCCATAATTTTGATCACTTCCTTCACCTCTGGTCGGTGGAAGTCAAAGCGGGGCCGCAAGCCTCCCAATCGCGATCGCCACTGGGCCGGAAGTTGCACTAACCATTGCAGTAAAGCGCCCGCCAATGTTGTCCAGGCCAGGACTGCACCGCCCAGCATGGCGTATTCAGGCAAGATCATCTTAGGGCCGAGGTAGATCGCCAACCCGCCCAGGCCCAGCAATACCGTAATACTGGAAAACAAGGGACTGATGGAGGGCAACCAGTATTGATCCGCCGCATTCAAGGTGCCAAAGCCGATGCCAATCAAGCCAGCCAAAACCGCCATTGGGGCCATGATTTTGAACTGTTGAATGGCAATCTCCCGTGTTTGCTGCAGCACCTGAAAATCCGCCGGAGAAATGCGAGCTGCTCTGGCTTGCGCTTCTGTAATAAACAAACCGGGGGCCACCAGATGCATCAGGGGATCAGCAAAGATCACCATCCCGACCATGAGAATCAACAGCAAGCCCACGACCAGGGTTGTGATACTTTCCACGATCGGCGCGACTTCTTCCCGCTTCCGCTTTGCCAGCACACTGACGATCGCACTATGGAAGGGGCCATTAATTCCGCCCAGCAGAATTAACAGAAAGCCCGGAATTACATAGGCAAAGTTGAAGGCCCCATAGGCTGGCCCCACCCCAAAGGCTGCCGCGATCGCCTGTTGCCGTACCAGGCCGAACAGCTTACTAATCAGGGTGGCGATCGCCACAATTCCGGCAATACCCGTTAGAGAACGAGAAGGCTTTTTCGAGTCAGTCACAGAATCATTTCGCAAAACGGCTTCACTGATCGTAAGGGAAGAGGGAAAAGTTACAATACAAAGCTTTTATTTTCAGGTCGCGATCGCTTAGGATAACGACCATTACTTGTGATGCTGTACCCCCAGGAGGAGGCGCATGAGCGTCGAGCAGACCACTCAACTGATTCAACTGATGCTTAATTCGATGTTGATGGGCGTTGTCTGTGCTCTTGTATTGGGGGGGCTGACCGCACGCCATAGTACCTTAAGTGAAGAAATTCAGGCATTGCAACAGGCGGGTGTTCAGGAAACCAACAGGGAAGCGGTTCGTAGCCAGGTTTCGCGGCGGCAACAGCGCTATTTTCATACCCGCTATCGGATCATGGGTTATGGCGTGATGATGGCCTACTATGCGTTATTGTTCTCTATCTTGAGTGGGTTTCTACTGGCGCTGCGCGGATTATTCGGATGGGACTGGTTAGTTCCTGTTGCCCTGGCGCTGTTTGCGATCGGCATCTCTACTCTGCTGGTCGCGGTTGGCCTGACATTAATTGAATGGCACCTTTCTAATCGGCCTTTGTTGGATGAAGCGGGCAACCTGTTGAGTATGGGGCACATGGAACAACGGCATGGGCGATCGCGTCCAGTTTCTCGTCGGCCTGCTTTAGCCACCCGCCGCATTCGAGGATCCTCAGTACCAACCAACAATCACAGAATGAGAGTAGGTTAGCTGGGAGGCGACGGAGACGACCCTTTAACAGGCGGCTTTCTGCAATCCAAAATCTAAAATCCTCTACTGTTGCGGCTTTAATTGCTGCAATTCCTCCTCGGCGATCGCGTACCACACCTGACCAAAGGTTTTGGGATCCAGGGTTTTGCCCTTTTGATCAGGAAATAGTTCCCCGAAGCGGTTATTTGCCAATACATTCAGTTCTCGGCTATTGACACTGGCTCCGTTACCGGGAGCAATCCACTGTTCATAGTCGGAGCGCTGGTAGCTGCCTAACTTACTGCGGGTTTCAGCGCTCAGGCTGGCCAACTTCGTCTGTACCTCATTCGAGATCGCCCTCCACTCTTGTTGCAGGTCGGTCTGTTCTGCTGCCAATTTCTTTCCTTGTAAATCCGGATGCTTGGCATAAAACAATTCATCCGTTAGAGCCGCCAGAAACTGAGGGGGAATTTCTGCCTCTGCAGAGCCAGGGGATGACATCCCAGGCTCGCGAGTTGGCTGACGCTCGGGGATTGATTGTGCGGGACTGGGCGTGGAAGTTGAAGCAGAACTATCAGTAGCCGCTGTTGGAGGAGAATTTGCCGCGATCGGTGACTCCGGAGAAGGCTTGAATGGCCAGTCTTTCTGCACCCAGGACAGAGCACGGAACGAAATAACCGATACCAGGAGTGCCACACTGATCAGCAGGATGGCAGAGGCTTTCCAGTCGCCTGTGGTCTGGCGGTGGAACCGCTGGGGGAGGGAGCGTTTGGGAGGTGGGGAATGGGGTGGGGAAGAGGGGGCGAGTGGGGGAGAAGGTGGGGAAGGGATGGGGGAAGGACGGAGGGTGGGGGTGGTGAGGGTAAGGACAGGGGCGATGATGGGTTCCAGGGCTTTCAGGGTTTGTTTGGCGGAGGTGAAGCGTTTGTTGGGATGAGGATGCAACATCCGCTTGAGGATGTGAGCAAATTCGGGATATAGCTCGACCTGAGATTCCCAATCCTGGGTGCGATTCCACCAGGTTTGCCGCAGTTGAGGAGCCTGACCTGTGAGCAGGGCGATCGCGGTAGCCGCCAGCGCATACAAATCCGTGGCTGGAGAGACAACTCCAGCCTGCAACTGTTCGGGAGCAGCGTAGGGTTCCCGCACCAGGCTGACTTCTGGAGGCACCGGATGTAAGGGCAGGCTGACGACCAGTTGCTTGACTAACCCAAAATCAATCAAGACCGGCAACTGATCCTGGTGGCGCAAGATCAGGTTTTCTGGACAAATATTCTGGTGAATCAGCCCCATACGGTGCAAGTAGGTGAGCACGGGCAGCGTTTGCACCAGGATCTGCATCACTTCGGCCTGGGAAAAGGTACGCCCTGCTGCCACCAGTTCATTCAGCAAGGCACCATAACTTTTGCCTATGATATATTCCCGCACCAAATAGAGGCGCTGGTCATGCACAAACATGATGCGGAAATGGGGCAACTGAAGATGCTGCAACTGATAGAGTGCTGCCGCCTGTTGATGGAAACTCTGTCGTAGAAATTCCAGCAGGGCCGGATCCTGCGAAACGGGCACAAACTCTTGCAGCAGGCACAACTCATCAAAGCGCTTTTGATCGTGAGCCAGGTAGGTGAGACCAAACGGCCCCTGCCCTGCCAGCCCCACAACCACATAGCGATTACAAACCAGTGTTCCAGGAACGAGAGGAGCGTATTGCATAAACCATCAACCCTCAGCCGAGCCAAACAAAAAAGGACTCTGGGCTGATCAGAGTTGACAAAATTATAGGACAGATGTACTAAAACGTCACTTGGTTCGTTGGAATTTGTCAACCAGCAGTAGTCCTACGATCGCCAGCGCCATCCCGCCTGCTGTCATCCAGATTGCAGAAACTGCCGATTGGCGTAGGGCGATCGCCACGTAAGCCCAGATAAACACCAGGCCAAACGCCCGATCCCGTCGCTGCCAGACAACCAGGCCAGCCACGATCGCGCCAATGACCAACATCATCACCGTCCAGGCGATCGCACTCAACCCCCAGCCAGTCCACCCGGAACTGTAGAGGGCACAGGCGACATTGACGATCGTTGCGACCGCAATCCAGGCCAGGTAAACACTGAAGGGAATGCGCGCCAGCCATTTACGGTCTCGCGAGACTCGTTCCTCCCCCGTTCTCAGGTACAGGTAAGCCCCGATGAGGGGCAGCAGAATCGCCAACATCGCCAGCACTGACCACCAGAACTGACGCAGGGTGAATAGATAGATCCAGGCCACCTGCGCGAGACAGGCCAGGATCAGCAGCACACTGACCCGACGGATGACCGGATCCTGACGTTGGGACAGGCGGAACTGATATAGACCGTAGGCAACCAGGCCGACATAAATCAATCCCCAGATGGCAAAGGCGTAGTTAGCAGGCAAAATCAATACATCTTTCAGCAACGTATTGGCAATCTCGCCAACATTCTGGCCACCGGGCGGAAAAATGTTGGACAGGGTATTGATGATCAGAGTGGCGGCGATCGCCAGTAAAGTTGCGATGGCCAGCCCCAGCCCCGAATTGGAGTGATGAGTCGATGTTGTCATGATGATGCCGAGTGCCGTTGTTCACCTAACCGCTGGAATGCGGCTGCAAAGTCGTCCATTGTAATGTGAATCATACTGGGATCAGTTAAGCCCTGACTGCGGTAACGACGAATTGCTTCTAACGCGGCCTGGTTACTCAATAACGTCAGATCCGCCCCATTCCAGCCTGCAGTTTGGGCCGCCCAGATTCTTAGATCTACATCTGCCAGAGGCCGATCGCTGTTATGGACTTCCAGGATCGCTAAACGGCTGGCCTCATCGGGTAAATCTACTTTCAACTGCAAATCTAATCGACCTGCCCGTAACAAAGCCGGATCCAGAGTTTCAGGACGGTTGGTAGCGCCAATCAGCAGGATATTGGGACAGTCTTGCAGGCCATCCAGTTCGGTGAGCAATTGACCGACCACGCGATCGCTGACTCCTGAATCCCCCTGAAAACTGCCCCGCGCTGGAGCCAGGGTATCAATTTCATCCACAAACACTACACAGGGAGCCGCCTGCCGTGCTTTAGTGAACAGTTCGCGCACCGCCTGTTCCGATGCGCCCACCCATTTGTTCAGAAGTTCCGGCCCATTCACGGCGATAAAGTTGGCTCTGGCCTGAGAAGCGACCGCCTTGGCCAACAAGGTTTTTCCGGTTCCTGGCGGCCCCCAGAGCAAAATTCCTCG from Leptodesmis sichuanensis A121 includes:
- the murJ gene encoding murein biosynthesis integral membrane protein MurJ; the protein is MTDSKKPSRSLTGIAGIVAIATLISKLFGLVRQQAIAAAFGVGPAYGAFNFAYVIPGFLLILLGGINGPFHSAIVSVLAKRKREEVAPIVESITTLVVGLLLILMVGMVIFADPLMHLVAPGLFITEAQARAARISPADFQVLQQTREIAIQQFKIMAPMAVLAGLIGIGFGTLNAADQYWLPSISPLFSSITVLLGLGGLAIYLGPKMILPEYAMLGGAVLAWTTLAGALLQWLVQLPAQWRSRLGGLRPRFDFHRPEVKEVIKIMGPATFSSGMMQINVWTDLFFASFIPNAAAAVSAMGYAGLLVQTPLGILSNMILVPLLPVFSRLTDPNDWPALKQRIRQGMLMTALTMLPISALMIALALPISRVVYERYAFTKEDAQLTALVLMAYAVGMFFYLGRDVLVRVFYALEDADTPFRISVFNIFLNALLDFLLVKPLGAPGLVLATVGVNIVSMVMMLYLLHRRLHGLPLWEWAIPTVGLAGASTIAGFTAWGVLQGLEQLLGQHGFWLLLLQVCIAGGAGFLVFGLLAWQLKLPEVNLLVDRLRQKLNRRS
- a CDS encoding DUF2721 domain-containing protein yields the protein MSVEQTTQLIQLMLNSMLMGVVCALVLGGLTARHSTLSEEIQALQQAGVQETNREAVRSQVSRRQQRYFHTRYRIMGYGVMMAYYALLFSILSGFLLALRGLFGWDWLVPVALALFAIGISTLLVAVGLTLIEWHLSNRPLLDEAGNLLSMGHMEQRHGRSRPVSRRPALATRRIRGSSVPTNNHRMRVG
- a CDS encoding serine/threonine protein kinase, with amino-acid sequence MQYAPLVPGTLVCNRYVVVGLAGQGPFGLTYLAHDQKRFDELCLLQEFVPVSQDPALLEFLRQSFHQQAAALYQLQHLQLPHFRIMFVHDQRLYLVREYIIGKSYGALLNELVAAGRTFSQAEVMQILVQTLPVLTYLHRMGLIHQNICPENLILRHQDQLPVLIDFGLVKQLVVSLPLHPVPPEVSLVREPYAAPEQLQAGVVSPATDLYALAATAIALLTGQAPQLRQTWWNRTQDWESQVELYPEFAHILKRMLHPHPNKRFTSAKQTLKALEPIIAPVLTLTTPTLRPSPIPSPPSPPLAPSSPPHSPPPKRSLPQRFHRQTTGDWKASAILLISVALLVSVISFRALSWVQKDWPFKPSPESPIAANSPPTAATDSSASTSTPSPAQSIPERQPTREPGMSSPGSAEAEIPPQFLAALTDELFYAKHPDLQGKKLAAEQTDLQQEWRAISNEVQTKLASLSAETRSKLGSYQRSDYEQWIAPGNGASVNSRELNVLANNRFGELFPDQKGKTLDPKTFGQVWYAIAEEELQQLKPQQ
- a CDS encoding tryptophan-rich sensory protein yields the protein MTTSTHHSNSGLGLAIATLLAIAATLIINTLSNIFPPGGQNVGEIANTLLKDVLILPANYAFAIWGLIYVGLVAYGLYQFRLSQRQDPVIRRVSVLLILACLAQVAWIYLFTLRQFWWSVLAMLAILLPLIGAYLYLRTGEERVSRDRKWLARIPFSVYLAWIAVATIVNVACALYSSGWTGWGLSAIAWTVMMLVIGAIVAGLVVWQRRDRAFGLVFIWAYVAIALRQSAVSAIWMTAGGMALAIVGLLLVDKFQRTK